The following proteins come from a genomic window of Enterobacter chengduensis:
- the nuoK gene encoding NADH-quinone oxidoreductase subunit NuoK: MIPLTHGLILAAILFVLGLTGLVIRRNLLFMLIGLEIMINASALAFVVAGSYWGQTDGQVMYILAISLAAAEASIGLALLLQLHRRRQNLNIDSVSELRG; the protein is encoded by the coding sequence ATGATCCCCTTAACACATGGACTGATCCTCGCGGCGATTTTATTCGTTCTGGGTCTGACCGGTCTGGTTATCCGCCGCAACCTGCTGTTTATGCTGATCGGACTGGAAATCATGATTAACGCCTCCGCGCTGGCCTTCGTGGTCGCCGGAAGCTACTGGGGCCAGACCGATGGTCAGGTGATGTACATTCTCGCCATCAGCCTCGCGGCTGCCGAAGCGAGTATTGGCCTGGCGCTGTTGCTGCAGCTCCATCGTCGCCGCCAGAATCTGAACATCGATTCAGTAAGTGAGTTGCGTGGATGA
- the nuoJ gene encoding NADH-quinone oxidoreductase subunit J produces the protein MEFAFYICGLIAILATLRVITHTNPVHALLYLIISLLAISGVFFALGAHFAGALEIIVYAGAIMVLFVFVVMMLNLGGSEIEQERQWLKPQVWIGPAILSAIMLVVIVYAILGVNDQGIDGTPIGAKEVGITLFGPYVLAVELASMLLLAGLVVAFHVGREERAGEVLSNRTDDRAKRKTEERA, from the coding sequence ATGGAATTCGCTTTTTATATCTGTGGCCTTATCGCCATCCTGGCTACGCTGCGAGTGATCACGCACACCAATCCGGTGCATGCGCTGCTGTACTTAATCATTTCGCTGCTGGCCATTTCAGGGGTGTTCTTCGCACTGGGCGCGCATTTCGCCGGTGCGCTGGAAATCATCGTCTACGCCGGGGCCATTATGGTGCTGTTCGTGTTCGTGGTGATGATGCTGAACCTGGGCGGCTCTGAAATTGAGCAGGAACGTCAGTGGTTAAAACCGCAGGTGTGGATTGGCCCGGCAATTCTGTCGGCCATCATGCTGGTGGTGATCGTTTACGCCATTCTGGGCGTCAACGATCAGGGCATCGACGGCACGCCGATCGGCGCGAAAGAGGTGGGTATCACGCTCTTTGGCCCATACGTTCTGGCGGTGGAACTGGCCTCAATGCTGCTGCTGGCAGGCCTGGTTGTTGCTTTCCACGTTGGTCGCGAAGAGCGCGCTGGCGAGGTGCTGAGCAACCGCACTGACGACCGCGCGAAAAGAAAAACGGAGGAGCGCGCATGA
- the nuoI gene encoding NADH-quinone oxidoreductase subunit NuoI, translating into MTLKELLVGFGTQVRSIWMIGLHAFAKRETRMYPEEPVYLPPRYRGRIVLTRDPDGSERCVACNLCAVACPVGCISLQKAETVDGRWYPEFFRINFSRCIFCGLCEEACPTTAIQLTPDFELGEYKRQDLVYEKEDLLISGPGKYPEYNFYRMAGMAIDGKDKGEAENEAKPIDVKSLLP; encoded by the coding sequence ATGACCTTAAAAGAATTACTGGTAGGCTTCGGTACCCAGGTACGCAGTATCTGGATGATCGGCCTGCACGCGTTTGCCAAACGCGAAACCCGGATGTACCCGGAAGAGCCGGTATATCTGCCGCCGCGCTACCGTGGCCGTATCGTGCTGACGCGCGACCCGGACGGTTCCGAGCGCTGCGTTGCCTGTAACCTGTGTGCGGTAGCGTGTCCGGTAGGCTGTATCTCTCTGCAGAAAGCAGAGACGGTAGACGGCCGCTGGTACCCTGAGTTCTTCCGCATCAACTTCTCACGCTGCATCTTCTGCGGTCTGTGTGAAGAAGCGTGCCCAACCACGGCGATTCAGCTGACTCCAGACTTCGAGCTGGGTGAGTACAAGCGTCAGGACCTGGTGTACGAGAAAGAGGATCTGCTGATTTCCGGTCCGGGCAAATACCCGGAATATAACTTCTACCGGATGGCGGGTATGGCAATCGACGGCAAAGATAAGGGCGAAGCAGAGAACGAAGCTAAGCCTATCGACGTCAAGAGCCTGTTACCGTAA